The following are encoded in a window of Alosa sapidissima isolate fAloSap1 chromosome 12, fAloSap1.pri, whole genome shotgun sequence genomic DNA:
- the tprg1 gene encoding tumor protein p63-regulated gene 1 protein isoform X1 — protein MQLQETCIHAVLRKSCQVIFHLNLIFILATMSDGAEETFNAVELDGGQAKSSNVDMKAQHTVEASKPLPQAEERTAPSIPSAPDVPKSQEKANRWVNAVDQFKVKRFFVLRPGTLDHAIDDIKALVNQEEDGPINNIWLMAEVDHWNNEKERLVVLTENTLLICKYDFVMFNCEQVQRVPLHYVDRIIHGSFCFPQHSLLKREGEGMRIFWDRLREPAFSSRWNPFTMDYPYCTFTYHPVRSISDRFSTLCDLETFREQLAATAERALERKPLAGRANGVLTLNQPILIEAYVGLMSFISNQNKLGYCLARGNIGF, from the exons atgcaactccAGGAAACCTGCATACACGCTGTTCTGCGCAAATCGTGTCAAGTAATTTTCCATTTAAACTTGATATTTATCCTG GCCACTATGTCCGATGGAGCTGAAGAGACATTCAATGCTGTGGAGCTGGATGGGGGGCAAGCCAAGTCCTCTAATGTGGATATGAAGGCCCAACATACGGTTGAAGCCAGTAAGCCTCTACCACAGGCAGAGGAGAGGACTGCACCCTCCATACCCTCTGCGCCTGACGTGCCCAAATCACAAGAGAAAGCCAACCGATGGGTAAACGCTGTGGACCAGTTCAAAGTGAAGAGGTTTTTCGTTTTAAGG CCTGGTACTTTAGATCATGCCATTGATGACATCAAAGCCCTGGTCAACCAAGAGGAAGATGGGCCCATCAACAACATTTGGCTCATGGCTGA GGTGGACCACTGGAACAACGAGAAGGAGCGGCTGGTGGTCCTGACCGAGAACACACTCCTCATCTGCAAGTACGACTTCGTTATGTTCAACTGCGAGCAAGTCCAGAGAGTCCCGCTCCACTACGTCGACCGCATCATCCATGGGTCCTTCTGCTTCCCGCAGCATTCCCTCCTCAA gagagagggtgagggtaTGCGTATATTCTGGGACCGTCTGAGGGAGCCTGCGTTCTCGTCGCGTTGGAACCCCTTCACCATGGATTACCCATACTGCACCTTCACCTACCACCCCGTCAGGAGCATCAGCGACAGGTTTTCCACACTCTGTGAT CTGGAGACGTTCAGGGAGCAGCTGGCAGCCACAGCGGAGCGTGCTCTGGAGCGGAAGCCGTTGGCGGGGAGGGCCAATGGCGTGCTGACGCTGAACCAGCCCATCCTCATCGAGGCCTACGTGGGCCTCATGTCCTTCATCAGCAACCAGAACAAGCTGGGCTACTGTCTGGCCCGCGGCAACATCGGCTTCTGA
- the tprg1 gene encoding tumor protein p63-regulated gene 1 protein isoform X2, with product MSDGAEETFNAVELDGGQAKSSNVDMKAQHTVEASKPLPQAEERTAPSIPSAPDVPKSQEKANRWVNAVDQFKVKRFFVLRPGTLDHAIDDIKALVNQEEDGPINNIWLMAEVDHWNNEKERLVVLTENTLLICKYDFVMFNCEQVQRVPLHYVDRIIHGSFCFPQHSLLKREGEGMRIFWDRLREPAFSSRWNPFTMDYPYCTFTYHPVRSISDRFSTLCDLETFREQLAATAERALERKPLAGRANGVLTLNQPILIEAYVGLMSFISNQNKLGYCLARGNIGF from the exons ATGTCCGATGGAGCTGAAGAGACATTCAATGCTGTGGAGCTGGATGGGGGGCAAGCCAAGTCCTCTAATGTGGATATGAAGGCCCAACATACGGTTGAAGCCAGTAAGCCTCTACCACAGGCAGAGGAGAGGACTGCACCCTCCATACCCTCTGCGCCTGACGTGCCCAAATCACAAGAGAAAGCCAACCGATGGGTAAACGCTGTGGACCAGTTCAAAGTGAAGAGGTTTTTCGTTTTAAGG CCTGGTACTTTAGATCATGCCATTGATGACATCAAAGCCCTGGTCAACCAAGAGGAAGATGGGCCCATCAACAACATTTGGCTCATGGCTGA GGTGGACCACTGGAACAACGAGAAGGAGCGGCTGGTGGTCCTGACCGAGAACACACTCCTCATCTGCAAGTACGACTTCGTTATGTTCAACTGCGAGCAAGTCCAGAGAGTCCCGCTCCACTACGTCGACCGCATCATCCATGGGTCCTTCTGCTTCCCGCAGCATTCCCTCCTCAA gagagagggtgagggtaTGCGTATATTCTGGGACCGTCTGAGGGAGCCTGCGTTCTCGTCGCGTTGGAACCCCTTCACCATGGATTACCCATACTGCACCTTCACCTACCACCCCGTCAGGAGCATCAGCGACAGGTTTTCCACACTCTGTGAT CTGGAGACGTTCAGGGAGCAGCTGGCAGCCACAGCGGAGCGTGCTCTGGAGCGGAAGCCGTTGGCGGGGAGGGCCAATGGCGTGCTGACGCTGAACCAGCCCATCCTCATCGAGGCCTACGTGGGCCTCATGTCCTTCATCAGCAACCAGAACAAGCTGGGCTACTGTCTGGCCCGCGGCAACATCGGCTTCTGA